One part of the Quercus lobata isolate SW786 chromosome 7, ValleyOak3.0 Primary Assembly, whole genome shotgun sequence genome encodes these proteins:
- the LOC115952730 gene encoding histone-lysine N-methyltransferase, H3 lysine-9 specific SUVH1-like, with product MEDSTPVSGSFDKSRVMNVRPLRCLVPIFGSASAPNFPSFPNPQGGAPFVCVSPSGPFPPGAASFYPFFATPEPQRPPVPNRNAPISNAVPITSFRTPQTQYAGDENGETGSSRRVTRSRALSRHQSGDVQDDGQYSSSFSMHDSDDTGKAGRSKSSSRSQRRTRARQDINIASTEIDIDSVIENLLASSNIAAFDMIRRAEADKESVGCLLMIYDFIRRKINQIEESKDAVPGVTRRPDLRAGAILMNKGIRTNIKKRVGAVPGVEVGDCFFFRMELCLIGLHAPCMAGIDYMGLKVSQSEEPLAVSIVSSGGYEDDNMEDGGVLIYSGQGGNHFRKDKEVMDQKLERGNLALEKSLHRGNEIRVIRGFKDFANPTGKVYVYDGLYKIQESWVDKGKSGRNVFKYKLVRLPGQPEAFLTWKLIQQWKDGVNSRVGVILPDLTSGAESAPVSLVNDVDDEKGPAYFTYFPGLKNEKPVDPIEPCTGCNCVGGCLPGSNCSCIKKNEGYLPYNANSVLVNQKSLLYECGPSCQCPSNCRNRISQSGLRVRLEVFKTKDRGWGLRSWDPLRAGAFICEYAGEVIASDKLEELGSENEDDYIFDATRTYPLFELPGDSNEAPKIPHPLIISAKNAGNVGRFMNHSCSPNVSWQPILRENKNESDLHVTFHAVRHIPPMTELTYDYGAVPPEKADQRKKKCLCGSVKCKGYFY from the coding sequence ATGGAAGACTCTACTCCTGTTTCTGGGTCATTTGATAAGTCTAGGGTAATGAATGTGAGGCCCTTGCGGTGTCTTGTTCCTATATTCGGATCAGCATCAGCACCTAATTTTCCTTCGTTTCCAAATCCCCAAGGTGGTGCGCCCTTTGTTTGTGTTTCACCATCTGGTCCTTTCCCACCTGGGGCTGCCTCATTTTACCCCTTTTTTGCTACACCAGAGCCTCAAAGGCCGCCTGTACCAAATCGAAATGCACCAATATCAAATGCGGTACCAATCACTTCATTTAGGACACCGCAGACTCAGTATGCAGGAGACGAGAATGGTGAGACAGGCTCTTCAAGAAGGGTTACTAGAAGTCGTGCTCTGTCACGACACCAAAGTGGGGATGTGCAGGACGATGGGCAGTATTCGAGTAGTTTTAGCATGCACGATTCAGATGATACCGGAAAGGCAGGGAGGTCAAAGAGTAGTAGTAGGTCACAGAGGAGGACTAGGGCTCGCCAGGACATCAATATTGCCTCAACTGAAATTGACATAGATTCAGTAATTGAAAATCTTCTTGCATCTTCTAATATTGCAGCATTTGACATGATCCGGCGAGCTGAAGCTGACAAGGAGTCGGTTGGATGCTTACTCATGATATATGATTTTATCCGAAGAAAGATTAACCAAATTGAAGAGTCGAAGGATGCAGTTCCAGGAGTAACAAGACGACCTGATTTAAGAGCGGGTGCAATTTTGATGAATAAAGGGATTCGGACAAATATCAAGAAGAGAGTTGGAGCTGTGCCTGGTGTTGAAGTTGGGGATTGTTTCTTTTTCAGGATGGAGTTGTGCTTGATTGGATTGCACGCACCATGTATGGCTGGCATTGATTACATGGGTCTGAAGGTCAGTCAAAGTGAAGAGCCCTTAGCAGTCAGCATTGTTTCATCTGGAGGATATGAGGATGATAATATGGAGGATGGGGGTGTGTTAATTTATAGTGGCCAAGGTGGGAATCACTTCCGGAAAGATAAAGAAGTAATGGATCAGAAGCTTGAAAGAGGTAACCTTGCTTTGGAGAAAAGCTTGCACCGGGGTAATGAGATTAGAGTGATTCGGGGCTTTAAGGATTTTGCAAATCCAACCGGGAAGGTATATGTCTATGATGGTCTTTACAAAATCCAGGAGTCATGGGTAGATAAAGGAAAGTCAGGTCGCAATGTATTTAAGTATAAACTTGTCAGGTTACCTGGCCAGCCTGAAGCGTTCTTGACCTGGAAATTAATTCAGCAATGGAAGGATGGAGTTAATTCTAGGGTCGGGGTTATATTGCCTGATCTTACTTCTGGGGCTGAAAGTGCACCTGTTTCTCTAGTAAATGATGTTGATGATGAGAAGGGCCCTGCATATTTCACCTATTTTCCTGGTCTCAAGAATGAAAAACCAGTTGATCCAATAGAACCTTGTACTGGCTGTAATTGTGTTGGTGGATGTCTCCCTGGTAGCAACTGCTCTTGCattaagaaaaatgaaggtTACCTCCCTTATAATGCAAATTCAGTTCTTGTGAACCAAAAGTCATTGCTATATGAGTGTGGTCCTTCTTGTCAGTGTCCTTCTAATTGCCGGAACCGAATATCACAAAGTGGTCTGAGAGTTCGTTTGGAAGTGTTTAAAACTAAGGATAGAGGCTGGGGTCTAAGGTCCTGGGATCCCCTTCGTGCTGGAGCTTTTATATGTGAATATGCAGGGGAAGTTATTGCCAGCGATAAGCTGGAGGAGCTTGGAAGTGAAAATGAAGATGATTACATTTTCGATGCAACCCGCACTTATCCACTTTTTGAACTGCCAGGTGATTCTAATGAGGCCCCAAAGATCCCACATCCCCTAATCATAAGTGCAAAAAATGCTGGGAATGTAGGTCGTTTTATGAATCACAGCTGCTCTCCAAATGTATCCTGGCAGCCAATTTTAcgtgaaaataaaaatgaatctGATCTCCATGTTACATTTCATGCGGTTAGACACATTCCTCCAATGACAGAGTTGACATATGATTATGGGGCAGTACCGCCTGAAAAAGCAGACCAGAGGAAGAAAAAATGCCTTTGTGGGTCGGTAAAGTGCAAaggttatttttattaa